The Patescibacteria group bacterium sequence ATTCATAAACTAATATAACATCCCTGTCTGTTCGAATGTCGCCAGTCTGGATTTCAACCGTCTCGTCCGCGCCTACTTCTCTTTCCTCAACAATAGCAGGATGCGAAGGACTGGAAAGCTGGCATCTGAATCCAGGTGAAAATCTAACCGTGATGTCTGCATTGTAAGGTACACCCTCCTTGGCAACTACCGGCGTAATCCGCGAAGCGTCTGGCACCTCGTCTGTATCTGGTGACCAGCCGCCAGCTTGCTGCCCAGTAGGCTCCCCCGGAATAAATCTTGGCGCCACTACCAGGGGGATAACAAACCGGCCGCCGCCTGCCTGCCAAGGAACTCGCTGGACATACTTCACTTCAACATTTATTTCTTCACCCGGCTCAATACCACCAACATTCATAGTGAAAATATTAACTCTCTCCTGCTCCAGCAGTGAAGCATGATGTCCGGTCTCAATGGCCTCTTCATACTTCTTGCGAGCTTTTTCCCGTTCTTTGAGTTCCGCCTCAACCCTACGTTCACCAATCTGCATAGCGCAGCCTGTCGCACTTGCCTCTTCGGGCATTGGGAAAACATAAACTGCTTCTATTGATTCTTGAGCCTCATTCTTAAACTGCTGGCTGCACTTCACGCCAGCAAAGATGCCATCAACTTCTGCACTGTAGCTAATATGCTTCAAGGGGATGGTGGACGGTGCTTTCGCCTCTTTCTCTGCTCCCCCCTGAACCTTTTTCTCGGCCATAACCTTCTTTCCTTTCCTTTTTTGGCGTTAGATGATTGATTGCCATATTAGACGACTGATAGGTTTTCCCACCTCCTTTCTTGATTTATAAATGAACGTTCTATACCCGCAATTTTTTATATTATCAAACTTCAATATAAATGTCAAAGGATAAAAAAAATCATTAAAATAAGTATTTAAAATCAGTATTTCTTTGGCAGGCGATGAGGGAATCGAACCCCCGATCTCGGTTTTGGAAACCGATGTTATACCACTTAACTAATCGCCCCCTTTATTATTTATTATTCACTTAATAACTAAGCGAAAATAAAAGCAGAAAAATAGTAAATAACTGGATAATAAATAGTAAATTAAAATATTCCTCAACCCCCGACTACCAATTAAGAAACAAAACATCAAAAAGGAGTTTATTTGGTTTCCTTGTGCACCGTGTGTTTTCGACACCACTTACAATACTTTTTCAATTCCAACCTATCCTTCACGGTTTTTTTATTTTTCCGGGAATGATAATTAATTCGTTTGCACTCGGTGCATTCTAATTTTATGAGGTTATCTTGGGACATACGTTTAATAGTTAATAATTAATAATTTACTCTGGAGCCGAGAAGAGGATTCGAACCCCCAACCTACTGTTTACAAAACAGTTGCTCTACCATTGAGCTATCTCGGCATTACTTATTATTATCATAAAAAAAGAAAAATGTCAAACATAACTTGGCTCGTGTCGTAGCAACATGATAATGTCCTAGTAGAGCAAAATAGAAATGTCCTACCCGACTAAATTTGTGTCATAATTCTTTGCAGGTTAATTAACTAGCTAAACAAGGAAAATTATGACCCAAGAACTAATCGCTATGTCGTCCAAAGAATTATCAAGGTATGACATTATCAAAGATTTGATCGCCGGGAAAATCAACGGCGCAGAAGCGGCAAGGCAGATTAATTTATCGGTCCGGCAAATAAGAAGGTTGAAAAGAAAAGTTAACAATTCCGGAGCCCAAGGTTTAATCCACGGCAGCCGCGGCCGAGCCGGCAACCGTAAAATCCCCGATGAGACAATTGAAAAAGCCAAAGATTTTTTAAAGAAAAAGTATGCTGATTTCAAGCCCGCTTTCGCGGCGGAGAAATTGGAAGAGAATTATGGGATAAAATTATCTAAAGAAAAGATTAGACAAATAATGATAGCGGAAAAATTATGGCAGCCGAAACCAAGAAAGAAAAATAAGGAGCATCGATATTGGCGACCAAGGAAAGAGGCCTGCGGCGAGCTGGAACAATTCGACGGTTCTTACCATGATTGGCTTGAAGGCCGAGCGCCGGTGTGCTGTCTTCTGGCGGCAATTGATGACGGCAAAGGCGAGATAACCAAAGCCAGCTTTACCACTGACGAGGACGTTGTCCCGGTTTTCTCCTTTTGGCAAGATTATGTCAGCCAACACGGCAAACCCCTTGAAATCTACTTGGATAAGCATTCTACCTACAAAGTCAATGCCAGGCGCCTCTTAGACGACTCCAGCGCCTTAACCCAATTTGAGCGGGCAATGAGAGATTTAAACATCGCGGTAATTCACGCTCATTCGCCCCAAGCCAAGGGCCGGATTGAAAGATTGTTCGGCACCCTGCAAGATCGGCTAATTAAAGAATTGCGGCTGGCCAATATTTCAACGATTGACGAAGCTAATGAGTTTTTAGAAAAAGTTTTCATTCCTAAATTCAACGCCAAGTTTGCGGTCGTTCCGAGAAGCAAAAATAATCTTCATCGCGTTTTGAATAAAGTTGAAAAAGAAAATTTAGAACAGATATTTTCGTTTCAAGATACGAGAATTGTCAATAACGATTTTACAATCAGCTACGAAAGCAGATGGTACCAATTAGACGAAATCCAACCAGCCACAATCTGCCGAAAAGATAAAGTCAAAATTGAAAAAAGATTAGATGGAAAAATCTTTATCAGTTTAAGAAACAAATATCTTAATTTCAAAGAGCTTGAGAAAAGACCGGAAAAGATAAAAATGAAAGTGAAATTCTTAACCAAGGCCGAGCCCGCCTGGAAACCGCCGATTGATCATCCATGGCGAAAACCTTTCATCTT is a genomic window containing:
- the rpmG gene encoding 50S ribosomal protein L33, which encodes MSQDNLIKLECTECKRINYHSRKNKKTVKDRLELKKYCKWCRKHTVHKETK
- a CDS encoding ISNCY family transposase, encoding MTQELIAMSSKELSRYDIIKDLIAGKINGAEAARQINLSVRQIRRLKRKVNNSGAQGLIHGSRGRAGNRKIPDETIEKAKDFLKKKYADFKPAFAAEKLEENYGIKLSKEKIRQIMIAEKLWQPKPRKKNKEHRYWRPRKEACGELEQFDGSYHDWLEGRAPVCCLLAAIDDGKGEITKASFTTDEDVVPVFSFWQDYVSQHGKPLEIYLDKHSTYKVNARRLLDDSSALTQFERAMRDLNIAVIHAHSPQAKGRIERLFGTLQDRLIKELRLANISTIDEANEFLEKVFIPKFNAKFAVVPRSKNNLHRVLNKVEKENLEQIFSFQDTRIVNNDFTISYESRWYQLDEIQPATICRKDKVKIEKRLDGKIFISLRNKYLNFKELEKRPEKIKMKVKFLTKAEPAWKPPIDHPWRKPFIFSPQYARQLKVEPINV